A single region of the Sorghum bicolor cultivar BTx623 chromosome 9, Sorghum_bicolor_NCBIv3, whole genome shotgun sequence genome encodes:
- the LOC8071213 gene encoding L10-interacting MYB domain-containing protein, translated as MPEIDWNVENTRILCALLAEQVEKGNRPNTFLNSVGYAEVEKGFKDRVGIELVKGQIKNKWDKLKEDFKAWKKLTTRQTGIGWNNGTINMDDEWWKKARADIPGCGKFRKHPLQNEDELAICFRGIVNIGSDHWNPCANTSTMAVDEEAAVSRHASDTSTFEASFVTMDAFRDSLATSIALAWN; from the exons ATGCCGGAAATTGACTGGAACGTAGAGAACACTCGGATCCTTTGTGCTTTGTTGGCTGAGCAAGTTGAGAAAGGAAATCGGCCAAATACATTCTTGAACTCAGTTGGGTATGCTGAGGTTGAGAAAGGGTTTAAAGATCGGGTGGGTATTGAATTGGTCAAGGGACAAATCAAGAACAAGTGGGACAAATTGAAGGAAGATTTTAAGGCATGGAAAAAGTTAACAACGAGGCAAACAGGAATTGGTTGGAATAATGGTACTATCAATATGGACGACGAATGGTGGAAGAAAGCTAGAGCT GATATTCCAGGTTGTGGGAAGTTTAGGAAGCATCCACTTCAAAATGAAGATGAGTTAGCAATTTGTTTTCGAGGCATTGTAAACATTGGTTCTGATCACTGGAACCCTTGTGCCAACACCTCGACAATGGCTGTGGATGAAGAAGCTGCTGTGTCTCGCCATGCCTCCGATACATCTACATTTGAAGCAAGCTTTGTGACTATGGACGCATTTCGTGATAGTTTGGCTACATCCATCGCATTAGCTTGGAATTAA